The Aminiphilus circumscriptus DSM 16581 genome contains a region encoding:
- a CDS encoding Lin0368 family putative glycerol transporter subunit, with protein sequence MWKRIIVGAFGGAFAGVGVFVIWPSVLYHLNWWGGFFAAGTIIPIAWFINHFCGAIPNDPEGSWVDMAFPIGLSAVFGGIVQVTKDGPVRAAHGIFTGGNPLPSMQTLAVQFVGACIGGLLAYWLLSAGKKEA encoded by the coding sequence ATGTGGAAGCGCATTATCGTTGGTGCGTTCGGTGGTGCCTTTGCAGGCGTGGGCGTCTTTGTCATCTGGCCTTCCGTGCTCTATCATCTCAATTGGTGGGGCGGCTTTTTCGCCGCCGGTACGATTATTCCAATCGCTTGGTTCATCAATCATTTCTGCGGTGCGATTCCCAACGATCCCGAGGGATCCTGGGTGGACATGGCCTTCCCCATCGGTCTGTCCGCCGTTTTCGGTGGCATCGTCCAGGTCACCAAGGATGGTCCTGTCCGGGCTGCTCATGGTATCTTCACCGGCGGCAATCCCCTTCCCTCCATGCAGACGCTTGCCGTTCAGTTTGTCGGCGCCTGCATCGGCGGGCTCCTGGCCTACTGGCTCCTGAGCGCCGGCAAGAAGGAGGCGTAG
- a CDS encoding glycerol-3-phosphate responsive antiterminator yields MFRGGCGVLERMARVRQILKERPVIPAIRTGRDITRLFKGAPRCVFVLESSILDLQKNVAQLSEAGHVVFVHVDLVEGLKTDPAGIHYLVDMIAPHGVISTHRTVLEWAKKAGLLRVLRVFLLDSEALRKGRDLAAQSTPDFVEVLPALSVPLLPERMLKEMAFPLIAGGLVTEIGEVHSILKRGAVGVSTSQSVLW; encoded by the coding sequence ATGTTTCGAGGAGGTTGCGGTGTGCTGGAACGGATGGCCCGAGTGCGCCAAATTCTCAAGGAACGGCCTGTCATTCCGGCAATACGGACCGGACGGGACATCACGAGGCTTTTCAAAGGTGCGCCGCGGTGCGTTTTCGTTTTGGAAAGTTCGATCCTTGACCTCCAGAAAAACGTTGCTCAGTTGTCCGAAGCGGGGCATGTTGTTTTTGTCCACGTGGATTTGGTGGAAGGACTGAAGACGGATCCTGCGGGGATTCATTATCTGGTGGATATGATTGCTCCGCATGGGGTCATCAGCACGCATCGAACTGTTCTTGAATGGGCGAAGAAAGCGGGTTTATTGCGGGTACTCCGCGTCTTTCTCCTTGATTCGGAGGCTTTGCGCAAAGGACGTGACCTGGCTGCACAGAGCACTCCTGATTTTGTCGAAGTCCTTCCGGCTTTGAGTGTTCCGCTTTTGCCGGAGCGTATGCTCAAGGAGATGGCATTTCCTCTTATTGCCGGGGGGCTCGTCACGGAAATCGGTGAGGTGCACAGCATTCTCAAACGCGGTGCTGTAGGAGTTTCGACAAGCCAAAGCGTGTTGTGGTGA
- a CDS encoding DUF2179 domain-containing protein, translating to MNIDIVGLLMIFGARILDVSCGTFRILLLVRGRRFIAACIGFFEVMLYMVILGYVIGGGKPLEIPQLIAYCGGYAMGNFLGAFLEERLLNTFVLLEVISERNEKTFDMIRTLREEGFGTTVLTGEGRTGVRYVIKVICGRKDIQTATRIIGDKGFVFVSDVKGVWGGHFRMKRK from the coding sequence ATGAACATAGACATTGTCGGCCTTCTGATGATTTTCGGCGCTCGCATCCTCGACGTGAGCTGCGGAACCTTCCGAATCCTTCTCCTCGTGCGGGGAAGGCGTTTCATCGCAGCCTGCATCGGGTTCTTCGAGGTCATGCTCTACATGGTGATTCTCGGCTACGTCATCGGCGGAGGAAAACCTCTCGAGATTCCCCAGCTCATCGCCTATTGCGGCGGATACGCCATGGGCAACTTCCTGGGAGCGTTTCTTGAGGAGCGACTCCTGAACACCTTCGTCCTCCTTGAGGTCATCTCCGAGCGCAACGAGAAAACCTTCGACATGATCAGAACCCTCCGGGAAGAGGGATTCGGCACGACGGTCCTCACGGGAGAAGGACGCACTGGCGTCCGTTACGTCATCAAGGTGATCTGTGGGCGAAAGGATATCCAGACCGCCACGCGCATCATCGGAGACAAAGGCTTTGTTTTCGTCTCCGACGTCAAGGGAGTTTGGGGGGGGCACTTTCGGATGAAGCGAAAATGA
- a CDS encoding efflux RND transporter periplasmic adaptor subunit, giving the protein MGAWKALSREHPAPPVSVAAIKAERGMPVTVVTAEKGYWESWIFLYGRVQAANPHSVASDRQEYALTVDVNVGDRVTKGQVLVTLDTRTAAQNMAALRARSAETQAQYERLRSLHAAGGTSMREVESAFAAAQDARARLAESQTGLSRHKVTAPVGGIVLSRTVEPGELVSPGKSLFVVADLDDLEAVMDVAPGDLPRIPPNPRVMVRSHVNGWVDARFKRLDPQADVTTGLYTAVFSLPSGSGLLPGAVVEGQLRLLALEDAISLPYEAVRPLATRHVVYVVSGDVVEEREVRIDDTRDNRTRIVSGLEGGEMVVFKGAERLFHGAKIWIQGQ; this is encoded by the coding sequence GTGGGAGCATGGAAAGCCCTTTCGAGGGAACATCCGGCTCCGCCGGTGAGTGTGGCGGCAATCAAGGCGGAGCGAGGGATGCCCGTAACGGTGGTCACCGCCGAGAAGGGGTACTGGGAATCCTGGATCTTCCTCTATGGGCGTGTGCAAGCAGCCAACCCCCATTCGGTGGCATCGGACCGGCAGGAATACGCCCTGACCGTGGATGTCAACGTGGGAGATCGTGTGACGAAGGGACAGGTACTCGTCACGCTGGATACGCGGACGGCGGCACAGAACATGGCCGCACTCAGGGCCAGGAGCGCCGAGACTCAGGCTCAGTACGAACGGCTTCGCTCTCTCCACGCCGCGGGAGGTACGAGCATGCGGGAGGTGGAGTCCGCTTTCGCCGCCGCTCAGGACGCCAGGGCGCGCCTTGCGGAATCCCAGACGGGTCTTTCACGCCACAAGGTAACGGCCCCGGTGGGGGGAATCGTTCTCAGCCGTACGGTGGAGCCGGGGGAACTTGTCTCTCCGGGCAAATCGCTCTTTGTCGTGGCCGACTTGGATGACCTCGAAGCCGTGATGGACGTTGCCCCCGGCGATCTCCCCCGAATCCCGCCGAATCCGAGGGTCATGGTGCGTTCCCACGTGAACGGGTGGGTGGATGCCCGTTTCAAGCGTCTCGATCCTCAGGCGGATGTCACGACAGGGCTTTACACGGCGGTCTTCTCCCTTCCTTCGGGATCGGGGCTACTCCCCGGCGCTGTCGTGGAGGGACAGTTACGGCTTCTCGCCCTGGAGGATGCGATCTCGCTCCCCTACGAGGCGGTGCGCCCCCTGGCGACGCGCCACGTGGTGTACGTCGTCTCCGGAGATGTGGTGGAGGAGCGGGAGGTTCGCATCGATGACACCAGGGACAACAGAACCCGCATTGTCTCCGGCCTTGAAGGGGGCGAGATGGTCGTCTTCAAGGGGGCGGAACGTCTCTTCCACGGGGCGAAGATCTGGATTCAGGGGCAGTGA
- a CDS encoding efflux RND transporter permease subunit, whose amino-acid sequence MDLIGISVRRPVLTSVIMIIAVLLGLYSFSRLGVMLLPKLDIPVVQVRIPYKGANPLEVERLVVRPVEDAIATVEGVTKITGYALEGMAYVMAEIAYETDITQATLDISTRVKSITATLPDDADEPVVRKFDINARPFLILVVNSPLPAHRVRDMADDRIARALTQVPGMAAVDLFGGRVREIHLNVTPLTLRTHGLSLKKLSNLVKNTNFNSPSGHIASGLRETTVRVVGEPARPEDLGKISISLHGGRSLRLGDVATVEDGFAEERTRARYDGRDAVLLELVARPNENIVRIAGDIRRELARLERSLPEDFSIGMVYDGSEFVEKAIRNVIRDMITGTVLTALILFLFLQRMGATVAVAVAMPTAIIATFIPMYLAGFTLNIMSTLGLAVSVGVLVNNSILVLENIYRYRELGEGPESAAIKGTKEIAASVLSTTATNLGVFIPVAFMGGMVGQMFREFALTVVFSTLFSLWMAFTVTPMAAARLGSEGKPVSRTARFLTGWWQWLYGGLEDLHHLLLGRAMRHPLLTVGFFVLLFAGSLALSKQVGFEYAPRVDQGTIAIGVTLSSTASLEATDEVLRHVETTLAGDPRIRSMSTTLAGGRSGVNSGRVRVYLVDESERPSAFRIASEWRRKFADVADADISVEVASQRGGSRGKPVEVTIAGEDLDELSALSERVKDAMRTVEGLVDIDTDWKVGRQEIRLIPRHNRFAELGISLKDVAEELRGYLSGIESGVFRDQGLEYDILVQLHPAFRANPAVIAGLPVWTPGGFVPFGELAEVEYTQGPTAIYRLNRQRTVTVNADVAGRSVGDVITDLRKKLDTLAVPPGYRFLFRGEAEDIQENYGRLYAAFGMAVVLTFLMIAGILESYVYALVIMLTVPLAVIGVYPALLLSGVAVSIYGLLGMVMLVGLVVNNAIVIVDYAEILRKDGKDPARAVEEAVAVRLRPVIMADVTTLIAMLPLALGLGTGGQYRAPMAIVLCGGLLAGGTLAIFLIPPIYAGMWRLRERLIRRRIQNA is encoded by the coding sequence ATGGATCTCATCGGAATCTCGGTCCGAAGGCCTGTTCTGACGTCGGTGATCATGATCATCGCCGTGCTGCTCGGCCTTTATTCCTTTTCCCGTCTCGGTGTGATGCTCCTTCCCAAACTCGATATTCCCGTCGTTCAAGTGAGGATTCCCTACAAGGGAGCCAATCCTCTCGAGGTGGAGCGACTTGTGGTGCGCCCCGTGGAGGATGCCATCGCCACTGTGGAGGGTGTCACCAAAATCACCGGCTATGCGCTGGAGGGTATGGCCTATGTGATGGCGGAGATCGCCTACGAAACGGACATCACCCAGGCGACTCTCGACATTTCCACCCGGGTCAAGAGCATCACGGCGACGCTTCCCGACGATGCGGATGAACCGGTGGTCAGGAAATTCGACATCAACGCTCGGCCTTTTCTGATTCTCGTGGTCAATTCTCCGCTTCCCGCACACCGGGTTCGGGATATGGCGGACGATCGCATCGCCCGGGCGCTCACACAGGTGCCTGGCATGGCGGCGGTGGATCTTTTCGGGGGTCGTGTCCGGGAGATTCACCTGAATGTGACGCCTCTGACGCTGCGTACCCATGGATTGAGCCTGAAAAAGCTCTCGAACCTCGTGAAGAACACAAATTTCAACTCTCCTTCGGGGCACATCGCAAGCGGTCTGCGGGAGACCACGGTTCGGGTGGTGGGAGAGCCTGCGCGCCCGGAGGATCTGGGAAAGATAAGTATTTCTCTGCACGGAGGGCGCTCTCTGCGTCTTGGTGACGTGGCCACCGTGGAGGACGGCTTTGCCGAGGAACGGACCAGAGCCCGCTATGACGGAAGGGACGCGGTCCTGCTGGAACTTGTGGCTCGTCCCAACGAGAACATCGTCCGTATCGCGGGGGATATTCGACGGGAACTCGCCCGTCTCGAACGGTCCCTTCCCGAAGATTTTTCCATCGGTATGGTGTATGACGGAAGCGAATTCGTCGAGAAGGCGATCCGCAACGTCATCCGGGACATGATCACAGGAACCGTCCTGACGGCGCTCATCCTTTTTCTTTTCCTGCAGCGCATGGGAGCTACGGTGGCGGTGGCCGTGGCGATGCCGACGGCCATCATCGCCACGTTCATTCCCATGTATCTCGCGGGGTTCACCCTGAACATCATGAGCACTCTCGGCCTCGCCGTGTCGGTGGGTGTTCTGGTGAACAACTCCATTCTCGTTCTGGAGAACATCTATCGTTATCGGGAGCTTGGCGAAGGGCCGGAGTCGGCGGCGATCAAGGGGACGAAAGAGATCGCCGCCTCCGTGCTCTCCACAACGGCGACGAATTTGGGTGTCTTTATTCCCGTTGCCTTCATGGGGGGCATGGTGGGCCAGATGTTCCGGGAGTTCGCGCTCACCGTGGTTTTCTCGACACTCTTTTCCCTGTGGATGGCCTTTACAGTGACGCCCATGGCGGCGGCCCGTCTCGGCAGCGAAGGAAAGCCTGTTTCCCGAACTGCGCGTTTCCTCACGGGATGGTGGCAATGGCTCTACGGAGGACTCGAGGATCTGCATCACCTTCTCTTGGGAAGGGCCATGAGGCATCCGCTGCTCACCGTGGGATTCTTCGTCCTGCTTTTCGCGGGATCACTGGCGCTCTCGAAACAGGTGGGGTTCGAGTACGCTCCCCGGGTCGACCAGGGAACCATCGCCATCGGTGTGACGCTGTCGAGCACGGCATCTCTGGAGGCCACGGATGAAGTGCTCCGACATGTGGAAACGACTCTTGCGGGAGACCCCCGCATCCGCTCCATGAGTACCACTCTGGCCGGCGGAAGATCCGGCGTGAACAGCGGAAGAGTTCGCGTGTACCTGGTGGATGAGAGCGAGCGGCCTTCCGCTTTTCGCATCGCCTCGGAATGGCGGAGAAAGTTTGCGGATGTCGCCGATGCGGACATCTCCGTCGAAGTGGCTTCCCAGCGGGGTGGGTCCCGAGGCAAGCCCGTTGAAGTGACCATCGCGGGAGAGGATCTCGACGAACTCAGTGCACTTTCCGAACGTGTCAAGGATGCCATGCGCACTGTGGAAGGACTGGTGGACATCGACACGGACTGGAAGGTAGGTAGGCAGGAAATCCGCCTGATTCCCAGGCACAATCGCTTCGCGGAGCTGGGAATCTCCCTCAAGGACGTGGCGGAGGAACTCCGGGGCTATCTGAGCGGCATCGAATCCGGCGTGTTTCGCGACCAGGGGCTCGAATACGACATTCTCGTACAGCTGCATCCCGCGTTTCGCGCCAACCCCGCGGTGATCGCAGGACTTCCGGTGTGGACGCCCGGGGGGTTCGTGCCTTTCGGGGAACTTGCCGAAGTGGAGTATACGCAGGGACCCACGGCCATTTACCGTCTGAACCGTCAGCGGACGGTGACGGTGAATGCCGATGTGGCGGGCAGAAGCGTCGGTGATGTTATAACGGACCTCCGGAAAAAACTGGACACGTTGGCCGTTCCGCCGGGGTATCGTTTTCTCTTTCGCGGAGAGGCCGAGGACATTCAGGAGAACTACGGAAGGCTTTATGCGGCGTTCGGTATGGCCGTGGTGCTGACCTTTCTCATGATCGCCGGCATCCTCGAATCGTATGTCTACGCGCTTGTCATCATGCTCACCGTTCCCCTTGCCGTCATTGGTGTCTATCCGGCGCTTCTGCTGTCGGGAGTTGCGGTGTCCATATACGGACTTCTCGGAATGGTCATGCTCGTGGGGCTTGTGGTGAACAACGCCATCGTCATCGTGGACTATGCGGAGATCCTCAGAAAAGACGGGAAGGATCCCGCCCGTGCCGTGGAAGAAGCTGTTGCGGTGCGACTGCGTCCTGTCATCATGGCCGATGTGACGACCCTGATTGCCATGTTGCCCCTTGCTTTGGGACTGGGCACGGGAGGACAATACCGGGCGCCGATGGCCATCGTGCTCTGCGGAGGTCTTCTCGCGGGGGGAACACTTGCGATTTTTCTCATTCCTCCCATTTATGCAGGCATGTGGCGTCTTCGGGAACGGCTCATCCGAAGGAGGATTCAAAATGCGTAA
- a CDS encoding lysophospholipid acyltransferase family protein, with the protein MRALLRLVRFLDGWVRPGWRSCAVRYAIEGFLATFRPRSGVALRNLRAAYPESDEAWRRQVLRKLYEHIAWSAVEYFVLQRNPKEVLQWCSPGKGVDLLDDYAARKKGLIVLTAHLGNWELLAGWLAGRGYPIHSIVRRHDDPAIEEMTEAHRRRVGLVTISKNEHMKKVVDLLRKGAFIGILADQKASPPEGITVPFFGIPSLTYVGAAALGILAGVPVVPVASWRKEPFRHEVVAGAPLCVPQGMARGEIIAKMTEEANFRIEEFVRKNPEQWLWLHRRWDFDA; encoded by the coding sequence TTGAGAGCACTTCTCCGGTTGGTGCGTTTTCTCGATGGCTGGGTACGGCCCGGATGGCGTTCCTGCGCTGTGCGGTATGCCATCGAAGGGTTCTTGGCCACCTTTCGTCCCAGAAGCGGTGTGGCACTTCGAAATCTCCGGGCTGCCTACCCCGAATCGGATGAGGCGTGGCGAAGGCAGGTCCTGAGAAAACTCTATGAGCACATCGCGTGGAGCGCTGTCGAATATTTTGTGCTTCAGAGAAATCCGAAAGAAGTGCTTCAATGGTGTTCCCCGGGGAAAGGGGTGGACCTGCTCGATGACTACGCCGCCCGGAAAAAAGGGCTCATCGTGCTCACAGCCCATTTGGGAAACTGGGAACTGCTTGCGGGGTGGCTGGCCGGACGGGGCTACCCTATCCATTCCATCGTAAGGCGGCATGACGATCCCGCCATAGAAGAGATGACCGAGGCCCACAGACGAAGAGTGGGCCTTGTCACCATCTCCAAGAACGAGCACATGAAGAAAGTCGTGGATCTTCTCCGCAAAGGGGCCTTCATAGGCATCCTTGCGGATCAGAAAGCGAGCCCTCCGGAAGGAATCACGGTCCCCTTCTTCGGCATTCCCAGCCTGACCTATGTGGGGGCGGCGGCCCTCGGAATTCTCGCCGGAGTACCTGTCGTTCCCGTGGCTTCGTGGAGGAAGGAACCCTTTCGCCATGAGGTTGTGGCTGGCGCACCCCTTTGTGTGCCCCAGGGAATGGCTCGGGGCGAGATCATCGCCAAAATGACCGAAGAAGCCAACTTTCGCATTGAAGAATTCGTCCGGAAGAACCCGGAGCAGTGGCTTTGGCTGCACCGCCGCTGGGACTTCGACGCCTAG
- a CDS encoding MBL fold metallo-hydrolase, protein MAMRLRILGAAGEVTGSSYLLEIGESRILVDCGLHQGKDEDRLNREPFPLAPESLTAVVFTHAHLDHTGRVPLLVKQGFSGKIWATLPTAELVKVLWTDSAHLMKEEAEWRSRKNARKGLPPVNPLYDEEDVTKALEYLVPASYDDVILLAPGVKVRFRDAGHILGSAVLEFWLSEGTSQKEVKVVFSGDLGPQETVMERNPALIEDADYVVIESTYGDRLHKTNAESRDEFREVMRLALRSKAKVLIPTFVVDRAQRVLYEIMLLQKEGVLEEDLPIFFDSPMGVRATDIYRKHINLLSSEIQGHVHRGDDPFSPEQLRYISDAEESRGINGVARAVVLAGSGMCNGGRIVHHLKHNLWNEKCHVCFVGYQAQGTLGRRLVDGTKRVRIAGEEVSVKARLHTINGFSAHADRRDLLKWAGNFINGPLFIVTHGEPKSSRSLAEGLTGLGFRAEVPVPGQEFVLEAEHAFAPEAVVPVFSGSKEAATKRLLSDVAIMASDIQDADELPDEDLLPLLESSRTLLQIVRDRMTEKARGRAS, encoded by the coding sequence ATGGCTATGCGATTACGTATCCTTGGAGCTGCCGGTGAAGTCACCGGATCGAGTTACCTGCTTGAAATCGGAGAGAGCAGAATACTCGTCGATTGCGGTCTTCATCAAGGTAAGGATGAAGACCGCCTGAACAGGGAACCCTTTCCTTTGGCCCCAGAGAGCCTCACCGCAGTGGTGTTCACCCACGCCCATCTGGATCACACTGGGAGAGTTCCACTTTTGGTGAAACAGGGATTTTCGGGAAAGATCTGGGCCACTCTTCCCACTGCCGAACTCGTGAAAGTCCTTTGGACTGATTCCGCTCATCTCATGAAGGAAGAGGCGGAATGGCGTTCCAGAAAGAATGCGCGAAAAGGATTGCCCCCGGTGAATCCGCTCTACGATGAGGAAGATGTGACGAAGGCATTGGAATATCTCGTTCCCGCAAGTTATGATGACGTCATCCTCCTGGCTCCGGGTGTCAAGGTGCGTTTTCGTGACGCGGGACACATTCTGGGCAGTGCGGTGCTCGAATTCTGGCTTTCCGAAGGCACGTCGCAGAAAGAGGTGAAGGTGGTCTTCTCTGGAGACCTCGGCCCCCAGGAGACGGTGATGGAACGAAATCCCGCCCTGATCGAGGATGCGGACTACGTCGTCATCGAATCCACCTACGGAGATCGCCTCCACAAGACAAACGCGGAAAGCCGCGACGAATTTCGGGAGGTCATGAGGCTCGCTCTCCGGAGCAAAGCGAAAGTGCTCATCCCCACCTTCGTGGTGGATCGGGCACAGCGGGTTCTGTACGAGATCATGCTTCTCCAGAAGGAAGGGGTTCTGGAGGAGGATCTTCCCATTTTCTTCGATTCTCCCATGGGCGTCCGCGCCACGGACATCTACCGGAAGCACATAAACCTCCTCTCCTCGGAAATTCAGGGTCATGTCCACCGGGGGGACGATCCCTTCTCTCCGGAGCAGCTCCGATACATCTCCGACGCCGAGGAATCCCGGGGCATCAACGGTGTGGCTCGTGCGGTGGTTCTCGCCGGAAGCGGCATGTGCAATGGAGGACGCATCGTGCACCACTTGAAGCACAACTTGTGGAACGAGAAATGTCACGTCTGCTTCGTGGGGTACCAGGCACAGGGCACGCTGGGGAGGCGTCTCGTGGATGGAACGAAGCGCGTGCGCATCGCCGGAGAGGAAGTCAGCGTGAAAGCCAGGCTGCATACGATCAATGGCTTCTCTGCCCACGCGGACAGAAGAGATCTTCTGAAATGGGCGGGTAATTTCATCAACGGGCCTCTCTTCATCGTGACCCACGGAGAACCGAAGTCGTCCCGTTCTCTCGCGGAAGGACTGACGGGACTCGGATTCCGTGCGGAAGTGCCCGTACCGGGGCAGGAATTCGTACTGGAGGCGGAGCATGCCTTTGCCCCTGAAGCGGTCGTTCCCGTCTTTTCCGGATCGAAGGAGGCGGCGACGAAACGGCTTCTCTCCGACGTGGCGATCATGGCTTCCGACATCCAGGATGCGGATGAACTTCCCGACGAGGATCTGCTTCCCCTTCTCGAGTCCTCGCGAACGCTTCTGCAGATTGTTCGGGACAGGATGACCGAGAAAGCCCGGGGGCGGGCAAGCTGA
- the tyrS gene encoding tyrosine--tRNA ligase, whose protein sequence is MGRNVLEVMQERGFVEWCSAPQELGHLFETETVTGYIGFDPTGDSLHVGHLVPIMGLAWLQRLGHRPIAIAGAGTGLIGDPSGKSRERNLLTLETVERNLVGVRRQLEAFLDFDCGSTSAKIINNYDWLGKIGLLDFLRDVGKHFTVNYMLSREYVRSRIEDPEKSISYTEFGYMLLQAYDFYHLRMEENCRLQMGGNDQQGNIIAGIDLIRKKSGRDAYGVTYPLLLSASGTKFGKTEDGAVWLAPEKTSPYAFYQFWINTDDRDVSKLLRLFTFLPLEEIVAVETEHARRPEVRESQRILAWEVTKTVHGEAAAREARRASEILFGGQFAPEELTMEMLRVLEREVPCSDVEKLSVPVTDVLAECGACSSKGEAKRLVRGGGVLLNGDRISDENALVDAAHVLHGGYLFFRLGKRRFHMVRVRDNGRE, encoded by the coding sequence TTGGGGCGTAATGTGCTTGAGGTGATGCAGGAACGGGGATTCGTCGAATGGTGCAGTGCTCCCCAGGAGTTGGGGCATCTTTTCGAAACGGAAACAGTAACAGGGTACATCGGATTTGATCCCACCGGAGACAGCCTCCACGTAGGGCATCTGGTGCCCATCATGGGCCTTGCCTGGCTGCAGCGGTTGGGGCATCGCCCCATCGCGATCGCGGGAGCCGGCACCGGCCTGATCGGAGATCCTTCCGGAAAGAGCAGGGAGCGGAATCTCCTCACGCTGGAGACGGTCGAGCGAAATCTCGTGGGTGTGCGCAGGCAACTTGAGGCTTTTCTCGATTTCGACTGTGGTTCCACGAGCGCAAAGATCATCAATAACTACGACTGGCTCGGCAAGATCGGGCTTCTGGATTTTCTCCGGGACGTGGGAAAACATTTCACGGTAAATTACATGCTCTCCCGGGAATATGTGCGGAGTCGCATCGAGGATCCGGAAAAGTCCATCTCCTACACGGAGTTCGGATACATGCTTCTTCAGGCTTATGACTTCTATCATTTGCGTATGGAAGAGAACTGCCGTCTCCAGATGGGCGGCAACGATCAGCAGGGAAACATCATCGCAGGAATCGACCTGATCCGGAAGAAGTCCGGACGGGATGCCTACGGTGTCACCTATCCGCTCCTTCTCTCCGCGTCGGGAACGAAATTCGGCAAGACTGAGGATGGAGCGGTCTGGCTCGCTCCGGAAAAGACGAGCCCCTATGCCTTCTACCAGTTTTGGATCAATACGGATGATCGGGATGTCTCCAAACTGCTCCGGTTGTTCACGTTTTTGCCGCTGGAGGAGATTGTGGCTGTCGAGACGGAACATGCGCGCAGGCCTGAGGTACGGGAATCCCAGCGAATTCTTGCCTGGGAGGTCACGAAGACCGTCCACGGGGAGGCTGCAGCTCGGGAGGCGCGGCGCGCCAGTGAAATTCTCTTTGGAGGACAGTTCGCTCCCGAAGAGCTTACCATGGAGATGCTCCGAGTCCTGGAGAGAGAAGTCCCCTGCAGTGACGTGGAAAAACTCTCCGTGCCCGTGACGGATGTCTTGGCGGAGTGTGGTGCCTGCAGCAGCAAGGGAGAGGCCAAGAGACTCGTCCGGGGCGGCGGTGTGCTTCTGAACGGGGACAGAATTTCCGACGAGAACGCTCTCGTGGATGCCGCCCACGTTCTTCACGGAGGATATCTCTTCTTCCGTCTCGGCAAGCGGCGCTTCCACATGGTTCGGGTACGAGACAACGGCAGAGAGTGA
- a CDS encoding 2-hydroxymuconate tautomerase, with the protein MPIVEIHLIKGRTLEQKRLLVASVTKAITESLAAPPETVRIILSEMEKDDYAIAGTLMSDKGR; encoded by the coding sequence ATGCCTATCGTGGAAATCCATTTGATCAAGGGAAGGACATTGGAACAGAAACGTCTCCTCGTCGCATCCGTGACGAAAGCGATCACGGAAAGCCTCGCTGCTCCCCCCGAAACAGTGCGAATCATTCTCAGCGAGATGGAAAAAGACGACTACGCCATTGCGGGAACCCTTATGTCGGACAAGGGGCGCTAG